The following is a genomic window from Daphnia magna isolate NIES linkage group LG4, ASM2063170v1.1, whole genome shotgun sequence.
TTTACTAGACAAAAGAATTTCGGCGAAAACTCCACTATCAGTTTCTCAAAAAATTTGGAAGGCATACATcttattattaaaaatatctaGAATCGCATTTCAAAGGACACTGGTAATGATATATTCACGTCTGTATGTGGTCAAAATAATTAACTTGTCCACGTTATTCATAGATGCttccaaacagcgaatacagcTTAGGAAGCAGATGGGCAAATACGTTGAAAAGGCTACGAAACTTGTTGCCGTTATAAATTCGCAGCTAGATGGAGGTGTGGTTTCCATGGACGACTGTTACCGGGGCGTTTTTCCATGGCAGTCTGCATATGATAGTACGGCAACACCACTTATTCCATAATATAAAACCTAACATATAAAACAAATCTTATTATATAGTATCATTCCAAGACAATTTCAACTTGGTTGATGCCTGGATGCTAACTAACAGAAGCAGGGAAGAAATTTTGCaagtgaaagaagaaatgaagagTTTTGAAACTGGGTTGGTTGACGccaaaaaaaactggaaaaagaatttaataTGCACCTTCATAGTGAATATCTTTTAATGCGGGGAAAAGCATTTCTTATGCAACCAGAAATTCAGAGGCTTAGTCGCTTGTTGGATGATTGCGACCACTGGTTTTTTGAGACCAGCACAGATTCTAACAGTCGCGATATTATACGTAACCTTTGCGAATATTACGGTGAAACTGATAGCGGAAGTacggatgatgatgatgtcgaTCAGGGAACGGAAACTGAAGATGAGTTGGATGAAAGAGAACCTGAAAGTGATAGCGGAATTACGGAAGATGATGATGTCGATCAGGGAACGGAATCTGAAGATGAGGTTGATGGATAAGAATGCGATTGCTATATATTGTGTGATAGAGATCCGTGAAAAATacagagttaaaaaaaaattatgttacgtgtttttgtttcattaatgAGTAGTTTCGGGGAGTGCGACGTGACACCTCCCAACTCTATCCCCCAGCTCTTCCCGGATAGTAGCAACCCCGAGATAATGGCGAGAAAAATAACAgatttttgtcgatttcttTGGCATTGCATGTTCCTCTTGAAGGGAGGATGgttcaaaaataaacctttATAAAGATTGAGATAAATAGGAAAGCAATTAGATGATAAGTTTCCATATGAGAGCTCTTTTCCACTCCTTCCCGTACAGTTAAAAACGGAATCATTTATAACGCCTAAACTGTAGATAAAAACACTTTGGATTTTACGTGAATCAATATCTTTCCTAAAGCTTGTTCCTTTTTCTTAATAAttgaatgtgaaaaaaaacgTAGAAAAGACCAAACCCTAGTAAAGTTTTGTCGGGCTGAAACTGGTTTAAATCTGGTTCGAAATTCCGGTGTTAAGTTTAGCACGGGTGTTAAACATTCGTGTTACACCCACTTGTTTGCGTGATAGGGCGGGTATCAAACTGGTATACATAAGTCGTTCTATTTTTGGTTTTGGGGTATGTTATATCGGTTTATTTCTGGTGCTTTTCACCGAATGAATCCCGTTATAGTTCGAGTTATGTCCCCGAAAGTTTGCCCCATTTCCAAACACTACATTACAGCTTCTTATACCCGTTTGAAACCCTTCTTTTTTACTGGTGTAATATACCACTTTGGAATGGTACCTACGTACTGGTCTGTTACACCAGTTAATAACGCTTCAAAATTATGTGTATATTGACGGTAAACAGAAAATAATTGCAAATATATGATATTTAATTGAATTTGTTTACTGTCATTTTATTTCAGGCGTCAAcagatgaaaatgaaacaatttaACTAAAGCACAATTGCATTTATCCAATGaaatataataaattaaaCGCATAATGGGGCCTGCAATAGATGactaaggaaaaaaaatcaaagggaAAATTTGTTTACGGCTGCATTTAGTTGATCAATGTGTTCTTGTGTAAGGACACCATCAGAATCTTGAATTGCATTAAGGGTAGTATCAGGGACAATGCCATCATCGTCATTATTGAGATCTTCATTAGGGTTGTTTGCCCGATATACTCTTGAGTTCACTTTTCTAGCATCCCGAACCAGTTGTTGAGGTCTTGCTACTTTGACAACTTCACACCCCTTCTTCTTTGCGAAATGGCTAACagaaactaaacaaaaccaaTAGTTGGTTAAAAACACACAGCATACAATTTAAGATCGGAAAAACCTCCAAAAACTGCCAGGAGGTGATACAATCCAGCTAATCCAGGTCGACCGTCTTTTCCCCTTGGGCACATTTTCTATTGCATTGAATTGCTAGTTGAATCAGCAATTAAGTAGGAAAACATTAGCCTTAGAAATGAGTTAACTGTCTTTgctgtttgaaatttttgtatgAATAAAAAAACCTGAAATTCGTCAATGGATCGTTAGATTTTGacgtataatttttttgtaacgTATGCTAGTTACCAGGCTAACGGAGAGCTTCTCATCCCGCAAAGCAACATTTAAAGCCTCCACGGCATGTGATGACTTTACTGGCAACTCCTTTAAGTGGGACTCTACTACACATTTATGGTGACTGAAATCTTCTTTGGCCATCTTAAAGACGTCTAACTTTCGCCCCTCTTTAATTTTGTTCTCAAGCTCACACATCTTCTCAATAATAGACTGGAACTTTTCAGACAACTTTGTTTCTATGCCATCCATTGTTTTCTGCATTCCTGCAATCCGTTGTAAGCATTCTAGCACACATAGCATAAGTGTACGATCAGTGCTGCCTGTGTGGTAGAAGGAAGACATAttatattgtttttttttaccaaatttttccctttgcATAAAAGGCAcaacattttcatttattcttAACTCACCTTGTTGAACGGAATCAGATGCGATAAGCTTTAGAGTATCCATATCCAGGAGTGTGTTTTTTGTCGTGGACTAATCGGGCCCACCCAATCAGTTGGGTCAACAGGAGTAACTAATAAAGATCCACATTTCAAGAAACCAGAAAAATATATTAGTAATTGAAATATTTACATACCACTGCGGCCCCGGTAATCACTATTTACTAAATTCCAGTCATCTTCTAGCAAAGGGAAAACTGCGTCGTGATTGACCATTGCTTCTTTATCAATCGTAATGTCATCGGCATGTACGGCATTGTAACTAGCACAGACAATTTCAGCATTCTGATTTTCTGGAACAACCTTCCTCGAAAAAGGATCCATCGTCCTATTTATTGACAaacttgtttcattttctgttCCATCagtcttgttcttcttttttggtttATCATTAGCTTCTGGAATGTCgaaatttttcttaatttttagGCGAGCCCCTCTTCCTAAAGAAACGTCGTTGTCGGATTTCAATATatcttcaaaatttttttagcctTTCATGGCAGCAGCGGCTGATTTATGAACTCGGTCGTGACTTCCTATAAAACATCAATGGGTGTAAAAAATACATATAATTTGCATAAATCTTGATTCTATCTCACCTGGTTTGTGAAGGTTGTGGATGTGTACAATATCGTATTCAAGCCAATCGGGAGTGGGGAAACGGAACCTTTTAAACACATTGCTTCTCCATTTTGGAGGTTCAATGTTTACGCCACTAACACAATGGAGCCCCACTGGTAGATACAACATCAACTGCTTGCATTTAGATATCCATGTGGTTGGGACACAGGTGTAGAAAGTATTCTCTTTGTAATCTTCATCGGTTTCCACAGTTCTCCCCAAGAAATATTTCATCGAACCTTGCATGATGCCTCCGTCAGCACCATCCATCATGTCAATTTCCATATTGTAGTTGCCTTTCCAATGTATGCGTAATCTCCCTAACTGAAGATCGTGCACACCACGAAACAATGATAAACACAATTAGTTGACTTTACAAATATTTCTAGGTAAGCTGTTTCAAAGTACCTGAAAAGCACACTCCAAATTTTCACAGGACGGCCCTGGTTGTACTATTTTCTCCATTACacttcttttaaaattaaaaacattgGTTCCCTGCATGTCAATAGATTGAGGTTAAATATacgttgaaaaaataaaatcttactaatatactttattcacaGAGTTTTCGTAGTCGTTTTAGTCGTTAAGTCGTTAAACTGTGGTATGTGCATTGAAAAACGTGGGTGACGTCTGCTACCGTGCGTTTGAGAAGGGAGTAgtccgaaaaaaaagaaagctaGTGTGCGCCGCGGCCTACGTTATGATATCTACTTGCATCTACAAACTTGGCGCCTAGTGTCCTCTAGTGTGTTTTGTTAAATCACAGATAATGACATTGTaaatagggctcggccccggttcttgAAAACCCGGTCTACCCGCGGTTCGTCAccaaaaaaagtcgcccatgagcgatccgggtagtccatttgccaaagtgggtaggctgggcggatttgatgggcaaaccgggtatacccaccgccatcttggaaaatggcggcttgcaaagccccaagtttaattaaaagggagggtagcaaaaaaaatttttttgtggcgggaaattcaaagggcgtcacttgatttcagggaaaaactcgggtaatcgggtaggaaatcggggatTACCGGGTTTAgaacccgggtaatggaaacggttttcgaaattgtgttacccacatgttacccgggtaggtagtgggcacaaagtcttaggaaccgttacccaccaaatccaatttttttgccgagaagacctacccattcgcccaaatacctacccattggacacggggccgagccctaattGTAAATATAGGCATTTACTGTTGAAATGTACttaaattaataatattttttcccGAGTGataatgttttatttacaccTACTATGGTAATGCTCATTTGGGTGTgacaataatttatttttataaaaatttaaaaaatgccaaCTTACGACACTAGAGTCCTCTGCAGGTATGGACTTCAAAGCCGTGAAAGTTAATTACACAGTTTCCACGGCACCAGAATAGAATGAGTAAACTGTCATGGCGGTGTGACAGTCTTACCTTGTTCAGTCGTTTCATTCACACGTCTAAAGAAATTTCAATtaatatttataatttttctcTATTTCGTGTCACAAAACATGGATAATCGTTTCGAACTAGTGAGTGATGAACAGGTGTATGAAATCCTCCTGGTCTGTGGTAAACTTAAACGAAAGAGAAAGGTGAAAGTCAATTGTCTGACACCAGAATAtaggcaaaaaatgaaaagaattgcTGTTAAAGAACTACATCAGTGGATGTCTAACGGAGTTTCAGAAAGTTTTATGACGCATTTGAAAGAATTGTCCTCAACATTGCCTGAACTGTTTGCATTAAAGCAATCATTTACTCCTGCTATGGAAATCTCGACAGCGAATAAAGAAATTAGTAAACAACCTTCATTCGACCATTtggtatttatttaaatttctgtTGCTATTAACTCTATGTTAACAATTTTACCTGAATGAATGATTTTATTTAGGAAGTTGATATGCTGAAAGATTTGATAGAGAATAACTCTGACATGAGAACAGATCCTGAACCAGAATATTGCATAGTTAAAACATCTTTACATGTGCATCAAGCCGAAAAAAGTGTGGATTTCTTAACGTCAGGTAATCATGTTTCTTTGCTATTATTTATGAAGTTCAGTTGTCGAAGAAGACGATAGAAGTGGCAATATGCAATCCTATTCCTTATTTCTATAGCCCAAACtcctattgttttttttagatgtcATAATGTCAGAtgacaaccaacaattgaatgATGCAGATTATGATGGATTTCAAGGGACGACTGTTTTAGATGTGACAGACAGTTCCTCACTGAGTAGCAACATATTATCTTTCACTCGCATTCTCCAACATTGGGCCGCTAGCactaatcaaaagaaaagctACCTTACGTACCTGCTTCAGTTGCTAAAAGAACACAAACCCCTCCTAGATTTTGACACACTTCCAGCTTCTGGTAATCAACTTATGTTTATTGACGGGCGCGATATGCCCCAGCCATTTGCAACAAGTGAAAATACTACAAGGTATGTTTTGGTTCATGCAAATTTTAATTCAGTTTTGCTACAGAGCGAACTATTGGATTCTTTAGCAAGAAATATCCACTACCTCCAGTTATTGATTTAAACATTAACGGCAATGGAAGATACTGTCATTTCGGTCTAGAAAATGCACTTTCTGGAATCTCACCAGGATCATACTTCCACAATTCCGACTTATTGCAGTACGCGACCATATTCAAAACTAATCCGGAATGCATACCAATTTGTATTAGAAAAAAGGTAGTGTATTTTATCTCGGAAATTATTGTAACATGTGATTCAAttttatattcacattgagatAACTTAGGTTATAATTTTTACTTCACATTCAAGGTTGAACAACTTGATGGAGAAGCAGTAATGGAAGAAGCTAGGAGAATTCTGAGAGGCGAAGGTGCAGTACCTGATACTCAGCAGTCTTCCATGAATATTCCTCATTTTGAAGCAGACATAACTGCAGATGGTGTACAACTTTTCAACAACTCCGAGAAAGCAGAATGCATTCCAATTTGCATTGTGGTTCATTCAGTGAGTGAGTCTTCCGATCGGTCATCACACAAACCAATTGTGCTACAAATGAGATCTCCTATAATTGTTGGTGTAGGACACTCTAAAGGAAAACCAGACATCAACGAGTTCTTATCTCCTGTTTTAGAAGAGTTAATCAGACTGGATCCAAACAATCACGATGAATTGATCACCAGGGGTCGTCAATTCACAGTGTCGCTTCGATGTGTAATTGCTGATTGGCCCATGCGCTCTTATTTAAAAAGGATAAAAGGCCATTCAGGATACTGGAGCTGTGAGAGATGTGTGCAAAAGGGTGTTTCGTGTGACATTAACTCTAGTAgaagtaagaaaaagaaacaaaaaaaaactattcaatTTCTCGAATTAAACGCACCCCCTCGAACAGACGAGGATTTCCTGACATATTGCCAGTCCGACAACTGCCTTGATGAACACATCAACAGTCTTCACGATCTCAGCCCGCTCCATAAGTTGAATTTCCCCATGGTCAGCGGTTTCGTTTTGGAACCCATGCATACGTTTTATGCTGGGTGCGTAGGAGGTAGACTGAAAGGTATCGCCGGCAAAAAAAGTGAAGGAAAATTAAGCTCATCACAGTTAGCTAAGGTGGATCAGAGATTAGCACTATTGAAACTGTGCAAGCCTTTTGAATTCGATAGGCATGTTCGAAGTCTAAGTCAATGCGTTAAGAAATACAAGCATCATGAGATACGAGATATGTTGATGTATATTTTGATACCCGTCTTTAGTGGTATTTTACAAGCCGACAAATTGgaaaatcttcttcttctacaatACGCAATGCTTCTTATTGGCGGCTTTGACTCTTCTCCCATATCGTCGGCAAAAATTAAAGAAGCGTCCCGCGTTTTGAAGTTGTACGTTCAACAATTAATTGATTTTGGGTACCCTATCAGGCCAACCACTCACGCATCCTCTCATTTACCTGAAGACGCAGTAAAATTTGATTGTGGGGTAGAAGCACTTAGTGCAttcgtttttgaaaatttttatagGTTTTTTAGGAACATCCTTTCATCCGGGAACTTGCCACTAGAACAAATTAGGAATAGGTTAGTTGAAAGGTCTAAGTACCTATTGCCAACTTCAGCGGATGGTATGATAATTAATTCTTCAAAGCagtttcacattgaattaaaGAAACTGGAAGCTAATAAAAGCGGAAAAAAGATTGTCGTTACATTTACAGAATGGAAAGGTAccagaaaaatagtttttcCTGATTTCGTGCTAACTAACAAATATCCAAATAATATATGTTTACTAAAAAATGGCAATATTGTAGTGTGCAAAGATCTCATCGAGTCCCCACCAAAGAGTAAGGTGTTTCTGATTATTGGTTCCCTTTTTAAAGTGAGAGAACCTGCTTGCGTTCAGCCTTATTTGTCATCGGACTACGACACATTTTTAGTTTCAAAACTTGATGACCTCATCGGTgaatgaaatttaaataatgtACAATGTAAAATGTACGCAGTTCCTTACAAGTTGGTTGATTATTCTAAATTGCCAGATATAACGTTAACTAATGTATCCAACATAAAATGGTTCGTAACACCAATCCGCCATACTATTTGATCACTAACCATGAGAGTTTAACTCTATTATCCTGATTCCATTTATATTTTACCTTGTCTGTATTTCAATATAAAATTCAAATATAATAATTTGTAAGTTATTTCATTTATATATAATGGCGCACGTAAGAATcttgtttgtttacttgttaataataaaaaaatgaatttctgGTTCAATTTTACGCGCGCTTACCAAAAAAGGTGATATGCCAATGTAACCCCTTAGCACGTTTAACTATAGATGGCATTGTCGACAACTTTTTTGAAAACTTTTTCAttgaaatacaacaagtgtCGTACTTAAAACCCGGCTCAGCTGCGTATAACAAACCCCTTATTTCCcttctatttttgtttcatatatAGTGTGAGTACCCAGATTAGAACGCAGAAAAACTGAGTGGGAAACAGCAACACTATTTCCGGATTTAGTCGTTCTGATATGCAGGTTTATTTTCGTGCAATACTAGTTGCGTACACCTAGAATATTTATAAGAAGACTGTTCTGTTCTCGGTGTGTATCACCGGAATAAAACGCTGACAACAACGGTTCTGAAAACTTGTGAACTATTTATTTCAATCATTTCAGTTGGGAATTTAGTGGACGGTTTTACCTAGGAAATGTCCAGGTTTAGACCAATATGAAAGGGGTGTATGACACGCAGTTTCTTGGCAAATaacaaaacatgttttttAATGGGAATAATGCGTTAAAGTAACTCGCACCCTTTTTACACTAGAAATAAAGGGATTTAAATGAGTGCATCACACCACACCACTTTGAACCCAAAAAGCTTTACTAGGGAAAGAACAAAACACTTGTTTTATTCGTTTCATCGATCAAGCGCACAATTGTAATCAACCgactgaagcaaaaaaaaaattatggaatgaaattgatttttgactttctgttttatttcatACGCCCATTCCGAGTAGAAGGAGCGTAACAGAAAATCGAGCATCGACGCCAACAGCACAAAAATCGGGGCTCAAAAGCTCCAGGTGAGCGCCATATGGTCGATATTGCCCcttatgtttttcttcttcgtttatTTGCTGTCCGTGTAGTTGGCACGGGGAATTTTTTAGTTTCTGTCTACATGTGTTACACATTTTCTGCTGTTTTAGAACCCAGCCAACTCTCCCCAACTCATTTATAGTTGGTGTGTGTATGTTCCACTTGATAGAAGCGCCAAGGCCAAAAAGGAGAAATAATCGATTCATCTGCCAGTGGAGGTTTTGATAGGTAGATAGATGTACAGGGGTGAGTTCCTATAGAAAACGCCTGTAGACACAACAACAcggtgttgttgttgtgaatagaaaaaaaaaatgaagataaCACGACCGCGGGATTTTATTTCGTACCACTCCATGGCGCGCGCTCGATTGTATATGGAGAGGTCCAATCAGATGGAAATCAAATATGCATACACTTTCAGAAAatctatagaaaaaaacatttttaacgTGCTTATTGTTTAATATTGGATCAAATTCCTTTGAATTAATTGAATGGAAAAAAGGTTCGGAGGACCTTGTGTTCATCAGAGACATTACGTTCTTCCACCGTTTTTAAAGCTATCAGAatatttcctcttttctttcccaaATTTCTACCTTTACGTTTATAGTTACTCTTTTATTATTccaatttatttagttttaagAAACCCACATGATAAAGTAGAATACTTGGCCATAAGgttgtttccatttttatttttccctgtATTGTGTCCCCTATGTCTTCGCGTGTAGTAATGTCGTCAATACCATTTCTACTGCTATTATTTCTTTACTATCTACACACGCGCGCATTTCAAACAACTGTATGTGATTGCGCTGAACCATCaaatatgggaattattcaattttccgATGCTGACTGCAAGCCGAAAGTGAATACTACGAGTGCTGTTCCAGTGAGATATGTTGTCTACAGTGATGAACGCGCcgcagtgaaatttccggATTTTATTTGTGcaaaatggagaaatattcaccATGGGACTATGaactttttcggtcaaacaGTGATCGTGCCTGAGAAAATTCCTATCGACACAACAGCTTCTGAGTGCTATAACAtgatcaaaattaaaagtTGCGGAGGATATGAAATTATTCTTTCGGACGATAAACATGTATTTTCGCATGAACCTCGATCTGACGCGGTTACTGGATGCGAACCGTCGATCGGGAAACTCTCAATTGTGCGCTTGAacaagtacagtatcctgcacaaaaatccgaacaccgatttaattttttaatgccacctattggcggggtaaagggttctttgtttgtttttctttaagagggagggtagatggacacatagggatggacacatagggcagggttgggtaagtctagacatttttttatgccttaaggtattacgctttaaggcaagtacaAGTCGGGAcctttttgcaacccccagggtggtgtgttttttttacgacagttggaaatgttggacttaggctgtgtaatattccttacccaaattaattagatagctgcctgtgcacaatgaTGTaaataccgatggcatatgtgtagaggctCTGATTGCGATGCCGTAGATCATTGTTCAATTCCCAATACGGAATTGCGTaaatatttggtatcgttataaCATTCTTCAATCGAATTTGTAgggaatattaattacttcaaaacgaagggatttattattttttaaaatataaaataaaaaaaaagcacatattgctcgataaaaatgtttttcatatataatcgagaatttctcgtaagggAACCACAATTATTCAACACATCATCTGGAATTGATCACCGATCagcagcatcacattcagaaacgctacacctacgccattgacaacgacataaatgttcacaggcagctgaaacataagctaaattatttcggtaagaaacattactaagcccaagccctaaatttccaattgtcgtttaaaaaaaacacatcaccctgggggttccaaaaatgtcccgacctgtaacgtAGGTGtgttgccttaaagcgtaataccttaaggcat
Proteins encoded in this region:
- the LOC116930777 gene encoding uncharacterized protein LOC116930777 produces the protein MDNRFELVSDEQVYEILLVCGKLKRKRKVKVNCLTPEYRQKMKRIAVKELHQWMSNGVSESFMTHLKELSSTLPELFALKQSFTPAMEISTANKEISKQPSFDHLEVDMLKDLIENNSDMRTDPEPEYCIVKTSLHVHQAEKSVDFLTSDVIMSDDNQQLNDADYDGFQGTTVLDVTDSSSLSSNILSFTRILQHWAASTNQKKSYLTYLLQLLKEHKPLLDFDTLPASGNQLMFIDGRDMPQPFATSENTTSKKYPLPPVIDLNINGNGRYCHFGLENALSGISPGSYFHNSDLLQYATIFKTNPECIPICIRKKVEQLDGEAVMEEARRILRGEGAVPDTQQSSMNIPHFEADITADGVQLFNNSEKAECIPICIVVHSVSESSDRSSHKPIVLQMRSPIIVGVGHSKGKPDINEFLSPVLEELIRLDPNNHDELITRGRQFTVSLRCVIADWPMRSYLKRIKGHSGYWSCERCVQKGVSCDINSSRSKKKKQKKTIQFLELNAPPRTDEDFLTYCQSDNCLDEHINSLHDLSPLHKLNFPMVSGFVLEPMHTFYAGCVGGRLKGIAGKKSEGKLSSSQLAKVDQRLALLKLCKPFEFDRHVRSLSQCVKKYKHHEIRDMLMYILIPVFSGILQADKLENLLLLQYAMLLIGGFDSSPISSAKIKEASRVLKLYVQQLIDFGYPIRPTTHASSHLPEDAVKFDCGVEALSAFVFENFYRFFRNILSSGNLPLEQIRNRLVERSKYLLPTSADGMIINSSKQFHIELKKLEANKSGKKIVVTFTEWKGTRKIVFPDFVLTNKYPNNICLLKNGNIVVCKDLIESPPKSKVFLIIGSLFKVREPACVQPYLSSDYDTFLVSKLDDLIGE